A region of Scleropages formosus chromosome 2, fSclFor1.1, whole genome shotgun sequence DNA encodes the following proteins:
- the lum gene encoding lumican isoform X1: protein MDGKQIFKVSFDPVTGRMGALRLCLLAALMGGALCQYYDYDAYYQPSSFMGPSGPNCAQECECPILFPSAMYCDGRKLKFIPIVPSGIKYLYLQNNMIEEIKAGVFDNATDLRWLVLDHNQITSSKVAKGTIDKLVHLEKLLFSYNNLTEPMGPLSKSLNEFKMIGNKLNKFPPTTLSGMENLTTVHLEGNELTTEAITGAFKGLKSLIFLDVSNNKLKKLPAGVPNSLEMLYADHNDIDSIPGAYLQKLPALQYLRVSHNKLADSGVPAGVFNSSSLIELDLSFNKLQSIPEVNENLEHLYLQGNSINKFDLTSFCKFTGPLNYSRLRHLRLDGNNVTRENMPFDTSNCLRQATDIVFE from the exons GTCAGTTTTGATCCCGTGACTGGAAGGATGGGCGCACTCCGACTTTGCCTGCTGGCTGCTCTCATGGGCGGGGCCCTCTGCCAGTACTACGACTACGACGCATACTACCAGCCCTCATCTTTTATGGGTCCCTCAGGACCCAACTGCGCACAAGAGTGCGAGTGCCCTATCCTGTTTCCTAGTGCCATGTACTGTGATGGGCGTAAACTCAAATTCATTCCCATTGTACCCTCTGGCATCAAGTACCTCTACCTGCAGAACAACATGATTGAAGAGATCAAGGCCGGTGTCTTTGATAATGCCACTGACCTCCGCTGGCTCGTCTTGGATCACAACCAAATTACCAGCAGCAAGGTTGCTAAAGGCACCATTGACAAATTGGTCCACTTAGAAAAGTTGCTCTTCAGCTACAACAACCTTACGGAGCCAATGGGACCATTGTCGAAGTCCCTGAATGAATTCAAGATGATAGGAAACAAGCTCAACAAGTTCCCCCCTACAACGCTATCAGGCATGGAGAACCTTACCACCGTGCACCTGGAGGGCAATGAATTGACCACAGAGGCGATCACTGGGGCTTTCAAGGGGCTCAAGTCCCTGATTTTCTTAGATGTCAGCAACAACAAGCTCAAAAAACTGCCTGCTGGTGTCCCAAATTCCCTTGAGATGCTGTATGCTGACCACAATGACATTGACAGCATCCCTGGTGCCTACCTGCAGAAACTCCCTGCTCTGCAGTACCTCCGGGTGTCCCACAACAAGCTGGCTGACTCTGGAGTTCCTGCAGGAGTCTTCAATTCTTCATCTCTCATCGAGTTGGATCTCTCCTTCAATAAACTCCAGTCCATCCCCGAGGTCAATGAGAATCTGGAGCACCTCTACCTGCAGGGCAACAGTATCAACA AATTTGACCTGACAAGCTTCTGCAAGTTCACCGGACCTCTCAATTACTCACGCCTGAGACACTTGCGTCTTGATGGGAACAACGTCacacgggagaacatgccaTTTGACACGTCCAATTGTCTCCGCCAGGCCACTGACATCGTTTTTGAATAG
- the lum gene encoding lumican isoform X2, with protein sequence MGALRLCLLAALMGGALCQYYDYDAYYQPSSFMGPSGPNCAQECECPILFPSAMYCDGRKLKFIPIVPSGIKYLYLQNNMIEEIKAGVFDNATDLRWLVLDHNQITSSKVAKGTIDKLVHLEKLLFSYNNLTEPMGPLSKSLNEFKMIGNKLNKFPPTTLSGMENLTTVHLEGNELTTEAITGAFKGLKSLIFLDVSNNKLKKLPAGVPNSLEMLYADHNDIDSIPGAYLQKLPALQYLRVSHNKLADSGVPAGVFNSSSLIELDLSFNKLQSIPEVNENLEHLYLQGNSINKFDLTSFCKFTGPLNYSRLRHLRLDGNNVTRENMPFDTSNCLRQATDIVFE encoded by the exons ATGGGCGCACTCCGACTTTGCCTGCTGGCTGCTCTCATGGGCGGGGCCCTCTGCCAGTACTACGACTACGACGCATACTACCAGCCCTCATCTTTTATGGGTCCCTCAGGACCCAACTGCGCACAAGAGTGCGAGTGCCCTATCCTGTTTCCTAGTGCCATGTACTGTGATGGGCGTAAACTCAAATTCATTCCCATTGTACCCTCTGGCATCAAGTACCTCTACCTGCAGAACAACATGATTGAAGAGATCAAGGCCGGTGTCTTTGATAATGCCACTGACCTCCGCTGGCTCGTCTTGGATCACAACCAAATTACCAGCAGCAAGGTTGCTAAAGGCACCATTGACAAATTGGTCCACTTAGAAAAGTTGCTCTTCAGCTACAACAACCTTACGGAGCCAATGGGACCATTGTCGAAGTCCCTGAATGAATTCAAGATGATAGGAAACAAGCTCAACAAGTTCCCCCCTACAACGCTATCAGGCATGGAGAACCTTACCACCGTGCACCTGGAGGGCAATGAATTGACCACAGAGGCGATCACTGGGGCTTTCAAGGGGCTCAAGTCCCTGATTTTCTTAGATGTCAGCAACAACAAGCTCAAAAAACTGCCTGCTGGTGTCCCAAATTCCCTTGAGATGCTGTATGCTGACCACAATGACATTGACAGCATCCCTGGTGCCTACCTGCAGAAACTCCCTGCTCTGCAGTACCTCCGGGTGTCCCACAACAAGCTGGCTGACTCTGGAGTTCCTGCAGGAGTCTTCAATTCTTCATCTCTCATCGAGTTGGATCTCTCCTTCAATAAACTCCAGTCCATCCCCGAGGTCAATGAGAATCTGGAGCACCTCTACCTGCAGGGCAACAGTATCAACA AATTTGACCTGACAAGCTTCTGCAAGTTCACCGGACCTCTCAATTACTCACGCCTGAGACACTTGCGTCTTGATGGGAACAACGTCacacgggagaacatgccaTTTGACACGTCCAATTGTCTCCGCCAGGCCACTGACATCGTTTTTGAATAG